The proteins below are encoded in one region of Desulfonatronum thioautotrophicum:
- a CDS encoding ABC transporter substrate-binding protein, with the protein MDKKLSKLMMAFAMVVIIGFAGNAMASKEVRFVYVPWTCVTVKTEVAQHFLNELGYDATSMLLSVPIAYQAMATNQADIFLGNWMPTMQSIAEPHFESGNVESFSVIMEGAKYTLAVPTYVYEGGLRDFSDIAKFGEKLEYRIYGIEEGNDGNEVIEMMINENMFNLGDFELIPSSETAMLTQVQNFARNQQWIVFLGWSPHWMNKIIDMSYLTGSDETTFGENDGTATVYINIRSGFDQQQPNVANFLNNYLVPIEMVNEAMNMLHEDSALEPLEAGLTWLRANPEIYRGWMDGVTTADGRPAMPVIEALMAH; encoded by the coding sequence ATGGACAAGAAATTGAGTAAATTGATGATGGCTTTTGCCATGGTCGTAATCATCGGCTTTGCCGGCAATGCCATGGCCTCCAAGGAGGTCCGGTTCGTGTACGTGCCCTGGACCTGCGTGACGGTAAAGACCGAGGTGGCGCAGCACTTTTTGAATGAACTGGGCTATGATGCCACCAGCATGCTGCTCTCCGTGCCAATAGCCTACCAGGCCATGGCCACCAACCAGGCGGACATTTTTCTCGGGAACTGGATGCCGACCATGCAGAGTATCGCCGAGCCGCATTTCGAGAGCGGCAATGTGGAATCGTTTTCCGTGATCATGGAAGGCGCCAAGTACACCCTGGCCGTGCCCACCTATGTGTACGAGGGCGGCTTGCGTGATTTCTCGGACATTGCCAAATTCGGGGAAAAGCTGGAGTACAGAATTTACGGCATTGAAGAGGGGAATGACGGCAATGAGGTCATTGAAATGATGATCAATGAAAACATGTTCAACCTGGGGGACTTCGAACTGATTCCCTCCAGTGAAACGGCCATGCTGACCCAGGTCCAGAATTTTGCCCGCAACCAGCAGTGGATCGTCTTTCTGGGCTGGTCCCCGCACTGGATGAACAAGATCATCGACATGTCCTATCTTACGGGCAGCGATGAAACCACTTTTGGCGAGAATGACGGAACGGCTACTGTATACATCAATATCCGTAGCGGTTTTGATCAACAGCAGCCCAACGTGGCCAATTTTCTGAATAACTATCTGGTGCCCATCGAGATGGTCAACGAGGCCATGAACATGCTCCATGAGGACTCCGCACTGGAGCCCCTGGAAGCCGGGCTGACCTGGTTGCGGGCCAACCCGGAAATCTATCGTGGCTGGATGGATGGTGTGACCACGGCCGACGGCCGGCCGGCGATGCCGGTGATTGAAGCCCTGATGGCGCACTAG
- a CDS encoding 4Fe-4S dicluster domain-containing protein: MQQSRPSVFIRTHFDACTGCQLCQAACSLHMFGGYNPRKSMLTIRRKWENMAHIPVVCEQCASPMCLRACPVQAISRDEKTKVVAIDREKCISCGLCDRYCPLGMIHLDAESGKAFKCDLCDGSPGCVKACPTGALDLCTSPMHSGDGAEGRS, encoded by the coding sequence ATGCAACAATCTCGTCCATCTGTATTCATCCGCACCCATTTCGATGCCTGCACGGGCTGCCAGCTCTGCCAGGCAGCCTGTTCCCTGCACATGTTCGGCGGGTATAATCCCCGGAAATCCATGCTGACCATTCGGCGCAAATGGGAGAACATGGCCCATATTCCGGTGGTCTGCGAGCAGTGTGCCAGTCCGATGTGTTTGCGGGCTTGTCCGGTGCAGGCGATATCCCGGGACGAGAAAACCAAAGTCGTGGCTATTGACCGGGAGAAATGCATTTCCTGTGGCTTGTGCGATCGGTATTGCCCATTGGGTATGATCCATCTGGACGCGGAAAGCGGCAAGGCCTTCAAGTGCGACCTGTGCGACGGCAGCCCCGGTTGCGTGAAGGCCTGCCCCACGGGAGCCCTGGATTTGTGCACGTCACCAATGCATTCGGGAGACGGCGCGGAGGGCCGATCATGA